In Bosea vestrisii, the following are encoded in one genomic region:
- the nudC gene encoding NAD(+) diphosphatase: protein MNDASRRKERSAQTGFATSPLDRRADLRDRPDEVAELRARSNARFTVVAGETPILLRSGAETQTVWFDESGADGLGPALDEVFLGLDPDGAPRFGRLIDRELLEGLREQAVLVTTDLRSVALKRLVPKEELGPLGEAKALLDWHARHRCCAQCGAPTKLGSAGWKRQCEACGAQHFPRTDPVVIMLAVRGDNCLLARQSRFAPGMYSCIAGFVEPGETFEDAVRRETWEEAGLRTGTVRYVASQPWPFPGSLMIGCIAEALNDDIVLDGTELEAGRWFSRAEALQMLEGKHPDELFCPPHMAIANTILKAWAVDGEEP from the coding sequence ATGAACGACGCCTCCCGCCGCAAAGAACGCTCAGCCCAGACCGGCTTCGCCACCAGCCCGCTCGACCGACGTGCCGACCTGCGCGACCGGCCGGACGAGGTCGCCGAATTGCGGGCGCGCAGCAATGCGCGCTTCACCGTCGTCGCCGGCGAGACACCGATCCTGCTGCGCAGCGGCGCCGAGACCCAGACCGTCTGGTTCGACGAGAGCGGCGCCGACGGGCTCGGCCCGGCGCTGGACGAGGTCTTCCTCGGGCTCGATCCGGACGGAGCGCCGCGTTTTGGCCGGCTGATCGACCGCGAGCTGCTCGAAGGCCTGCGCGAGCAGGCGGTGCTCGTCACCACCGATCTGCGTAGCGTCGCGCTGAAGCGGCTGGTGCCGAAGGAGGAGCTCGGCCCGCTCGGCGAGGCGAAGGCCCTGCTCGACTGGCACGCCCGCCACCGCTGCTGCGCCCAGTGCGGCGCGCCGACGAAGCTCGGCTCGGCCGGCTGGAAGCGGCAATGCGAGGCCTGCGGCGCGCAGCATTTCCCGCGCACCGACCCGGTCGTGATCATGCTGGCGGTGCGCGGTGACAACTGCCTGCTAGCGCGCCAGTCGCGCTTCGCGCCCGGCATGTATTCCTGCATCGCCGGCTTCGTCGAGCCGGGCGAAACCTTCGAGGACGCGGTCCGCCGCGAGACCTGGGAGGAGGCCGGCTTGCGTACCGGCACGGTGCGCTATGTCGCCTCGCAGCCCTGGCCCTTCCCGGGATCGCTGATGATCGGCTGCATCGCCGAGGCGCTGAACGACGACATCGTGCTCGACGGTACCGAGCTCGAGGCCGGCCGCTGGTTCAGCCGCGCCGAGGCGCTGCAGATGCTGGAGGGCAAACATCCCGACGAGCTGTTCTGCCCGCCGCATATGGCGATCGCCAACACGATCCTGAAAGCGTGGGCGGTGGATGGCGAGGAGCCCTGA
- the mmsB gene encoding 3-hydroxyisobutyrate dehydrogenase, with translation MSTIAFIGLGNMGGPMAGNLVKAGHKVSAFDLSQPSKDAAAALGVGIAASAKEAVTEADIVVTMLPAGKHVLGVWADILPAVKPGTLLIDSSTIDVESARKAHALAADRGCLSLDAPVSGGVGGAQGATLTFMVGGSADAFKRGEPILSAMGKKVVHCGDAGNGQAAKICNNMILGISMIGVSEAFVLAEKLGLSHQALFDVASTSSGQCWSLTTYCPVPGPVPTSPANNDYKPGFASALMLKDLKLAQEAAQAAGASTPLGAAAAQVYGLHNAWGEGGTDFSGIIHLLRGRGNT, from the coding sequence ATGAGCACCATCGCCTTCATCGGGCTCGGCAATATGGGCGGGCCGATGGCCGGCAACCTGGTCAAGGCCGGGCACAAGGTCTCCGCCTTCGACCTCTCGCAGCCTTCCAAGGATGCCGCCGCCGCGCTCGGCGTCGGCATCGCCGCCTCGGCGAAGGAGGCCGTCACCGAGGCCGACATCGTCGTCACCATGCTGCCGGCCGGCAAGCATGTGCTGGGGGTCTGGGCCGACATCCTTCCCGCGGTGAAGCCCGGCACGCTGCTGATCGATTCCTCGACCATCGATGTCGAAAGCGCCCGCAAGGCGCATGCGCTTGCCGCCGATCGCGGTTGCCTCTCGCTCGATGCCCCGGTCTCCGGCGGTGTCGGCGGCGCCCAGGGCGCGACGCTGACCTTCATGGTCGGCGGTAGTGCCGATGCCTTCAAGCGCGGCGAACCGATCCTGTCGGCGATGGGCAAGAAGGTTGTGCATTGCGGCGACGCCGGCAACGGCCAGGCGGCCAAGATCTGCAACAACATGATCCTCGGCATCTCGATGATCGGCGTCTCGGAAGCCTTCGTGCTGGCCGAGAAGCTCGGCCTGTCGCATCAGGCCCTGTTCGACGTCGCCTCGACCTCTTCGGGCCAGTGCTGGTCGCTGACGACCTATTGCCCGGTGCCGGGCCCGGTGCCGACCTCGCCGGCCAACAACGACTACAAGCCCGGCTTCGCCTCGGCGCTGATGCTGAAGGATCTGAAGCTCGCCCAGGAGGCGGCTCAGGCGGCCGGCGCCTCGACCCCGCTCGGAGCCGCCGCAGCGCAGGTCTACGGCCTGCACAATGCCTGGGGCGAAGGCGGCACGGACTTCTCCGGCATCATCCATCTGCTGCGCGGGCGCGGAAACACCTGA
- a CDS encoding isobutyryl-CoA dehydrogenase translates to MFSLTEDQIAIRDMAQGFATETLAPHAVRWDEEKHFPVEEMRQAAALGMGGIYIRDDVGGSGLTRLDAAVIFEALSTACPTVAAYISIHNMCAWMIDRYGADEQRRRFLPKLCSMEHLASYCLTEPGAGSDAAALKTKAVLDGNHYVLDGQKQFISGAGVADIYVVMVRTGEAGPSGISTIIVEKGTPGLSFGANEKKMGWNAQPTRAVIFENCRVPVANRIGPEGIGFKIAMAGLDGGRLNIGACSIGGAQGALDKALGYAQERKAFGARIADFQALQFKLADMATELEAARTFLWRAAAALDEKTPDATKLCAMAKRVATDTGFEVANQALQIHGGYGYLADYGIEKIVRDLRVHQILEGTNEVMRMIVARSLVGRAKGN, encoded by the coding sequence ATGTTCTCCCTCACCGAAGACCAGATCGCCATCCGCGACATGGCCCAGGGTTTCGCAACCGAAACCCTGGCGCCGCATGCCGTGCGCTGGGACGAGGAAAAGCATTTCCCGGTCGAGGAGATGCGCCAGGCGGCCGCGCTCGGCATGGGCGGCATCTACATCCGTGACGATGTCGGCGGCTCCGGCCTGACGCGCCTCGATGCGGCAGTGATCTTCGAGGCGCTGTCGACGGCCTGCCCGACGGTCGCCGCCTATATCTCGATCCACAACATGTGCGCCTGGATGATCGACCGCTACGGCGCGGACGAGCAGCGCCGGAGGTTCCTGCCGAAGCTCTGCAGCATGGAGCATCTGGCGAGCTATTGCCTGACCGAGCCTGGCGCCGGCTCCGATGCCGCCGCGCTGAAGACCAAGGCCGTGCTCGACGGCAACCATTACGTGCTCGACGGCCAGAAGCAGTTCATCTCCGGCGCGGGTGTCGCCGACATCTATGTCGTGATGGTGCGCACCGGCGAGGCCGGCCCGTCCGGCATCTCGACCATCATCGTCGAGAAAGGCACGCCCGGCCTCTCCTTCGGCGCCAACGAGAAGAAGATGGGTTGGAACGCCCAGCCGACGCGGGCAGTGATCTTCGAGAACTGCCGCGTTCCGGTCGCCAACCGGATCGGCCCTGAGGGCATCGGCTTCAAGATCGCCATGGCCGGGCTCGATGGCGGCCGGCTCAATATCGGTGCCTGCTCGATCGGCGGGGCGCAGGGCGCGCTCGACAAGGCGCTCGGCTATGCCCAGGAGCGCAAGGCCTTTGGCGCCCGCATCGCCGATTTCCAGGCGCTGCAGTTCAAGCTCGCCGACATGGCGACCGAGCTCGAGGCGGCCCGCACCTTCCTCTGGCGCGCCGCCGCGGCGCTCGACGAGAAGACGCCGGATGCGACCAAGCTCTGCGCCATGGCCAAAAGGGTCGCGACCGACACCGGCTTCGAGGTCGCCAACCAGGCACTGCAGATCCATGGCGGTTATGGCTATCTCGCCGACTACGGCATCGAGAAGATCGTCCGCGACCTCAGGGTCCACCAGATCCTCGAGGGCACCAACGAGGTGATGCGGATGATCGTGGCGCGCTCGCTGGTCGGGCGGGCGAAGGGAAACTAA
- a CDS encoding CoA-acylating methylmalonate-semialdehyde dehydrogenase yields the protein MRQIGHFIGGKHVAGTSGRTADVYQPMDGSVIGKVALASQQELRAAVENALEAQPKWAAVNPQRRARVLMKFLDLIAQNNDELAELLAREHGKTIPDAKGDIQRGVEVVEFSLGVPNLMKGEFTDGAGPGIDIYSLRQPLGVVAGITPFNFPAMIPLWKLGPAIACGNAFILKPSERDPGVPMRLAELFIEAGGPPGILNVVNGDKEAVDAILDDHDIKAIGFVGSTPIAEYIYARGCANGKRVQCFGGAKNHMIIMPDADMDQAVDALIGAGYGSAGERCMAISVAVPVGKATADELVKRLIPRVESLKIGPSTDTSADYGPVVTKAAMEKIKSYVDIGIGEGAKLVVDGRDFKMQGYENGFYVGGCLFDNVTKDMRIYKEEIFGPVLSVLRTESYDEALKLTNDHEYGNGTAIYTRDGDAARDFASKVQVGMVGINVPIPVPLAYYTFGGWKRSVFGDLNQHGPDSIRFYTKTKTVTARWPSGIKDGASFVIPTMG from the coding sequence ATGCGTCAGATCGGTCACTTCATCGGCGGCAAGCACGTCGCTGGCACCTCGGGCCGCACGGCCGATGTCTACCAGCCGATGGACGGCTCGGTGATCGGCAAGGTCGCCCTCGCCTCACAGCAGGAATTGCGCGCAGCGGTCGAGAACGCGCTCGAAGCCCAGCCGAAATGGGCGGCGGTCAATCCGCAGCGCCGCGCCCGCGTGCTGATGAAGTTCCTCGACCTGATCGCGCAGAACAATGACGAGCTCGCCGAGCTGCTCGCCCGCGAGCACGGCAAGACCATTCCCGATGCCAAGGGCGACATCCAGCGCGGCGTCGAGGTCGTCGAGTTCTCGCTCGGCGTGCCGAACCTGATGAAGGGCGAGTTCACCGACGGCGCTGGCCCCGGCATCGACATCTATTCGCTGCGCCAGCCGCTCGGCGTCGTCGCCGGCATCACCCCGTTCAACTTCCCGGCGATGATCCCGCTCTGGAAGCTCGGCCCCGCCATCGCCTGCGGCAACGCCTTCATCCTGAAGCCGTCCGAGCGCGATCCCGGCGTACCGATGCGTCTCGCCGAGCTGTTCATCGAAGCGGGCGGGCCTCCCGGCATCCTCAATGTCGTCAACGGCGACAAGGAGGCGGTCGACGCCATCCTCGACGACCATGACATCAAGGCGATCGGCTTCGTCGGCTCGACACCGATCGCCGAATACATCTATGCCCGCGGCTGCGCGAACGGAAAGCGCGTGCAGTGCTTCGGCGGCGCCAAGAACCACATGATCATCATGCCCGACGCCGACATGGACCAGGCGGTCGATGCGCTGATCGGCGCCGGTTACGGCTCGGCCGGCGAGCGCTGCATGGCGATCTCGGTCGCCGTCCCGGTCGGCAAGGCGACCGCCGACGAGTTGGTCAAGCGGCTGATCCCGCGGGTCGAGAGCCTGAAGATCGGCCCCTCGACCGACACCTCAGCCGATTACGGCCCGGTCGTCACCAAGGCGGCGATGGAGAAGATCAAGTCCTATGTCGACATCGGCATCGGCGAAGGCGCCAAGCTCGTCGTCGACGGCCGCGACTTCAAGATGCAGGGCTATGAGAACGGCTTCTATGTCGGTGGCTGCCTGTTCGACAACGTCACCAAGGACATGCGCATCTACAAGGAGGAGATCTTCGGGCCCGTCCTCTCTGTGCTGCGGACCGAGAGCTATGACGAAGCGCTGAAGCTGACCAACGACCACGAATACGGCAACGGCACCGCGATCTACACCCGCGACGGCGATGCGGCCCGCGACTTTGCCTCGAAGGTCCAGGTCGGCATGGTCGGCATCAACGTGCCGATCCCGGTTCCGCTCGCTTACTACACCTTCGGCGGCTGGAAGCGCTCGGTCTTCGGCGATCTCAACCAGCACGGCCCGGACTCGATCCGCTTCTACACCAAGACCAAGACGGTGACGGCGCGCTGGCCGTCCGGCATCAAGGACGGCGCGAGCTTCGTCATCCCGACGATGGGCTGA
- a CDS encoding LysR family transcriptional regulator, producing MERFDWDDLRFFLAVARSGRLTAAARRLGADHATVSRRITSLEESLKAKLFERRPQGYALTGHGEQLLAKAESMETEALAIQSEIGGADMALSGTVRIGAPDGFGSTFLAPRFAGLGKAYPGLELQLIAMPRLLSLSKREADVAITLAPPKEGKVVARKLCDYRLGLYASQGYLDATPAITAPEDLFNHRIVGYIDDLIFTPELDYLDEVAKGLRAQIQSSSVLAQMNAVAAGAGIGVIHHFMAVDEPRLVPVLPESVSITRSFWLLVHADLKDVARVRAVVDFIVRESKANRALLMGELAAAGGPRLAAAG from the coding sequence ATGGAACGGTTCGACTGGGACGACCTGCGTTTCTTCCTCGCCGTCGCCCGCTCCGGCAGGCTTACCGCCGCCGCGCGCCGTCTCGGCGCGGATCATGCCACCGTCTCGCGCCGCATCACCTCGCTGGAGGAATCGCTCAAGGCCAAGCTGTTCGAGCGGAGGCCGCAAGGTTACGCGCTGACCGGCCATGGCGAGCAGCTGCTGGCCAAGGCCGAGAGCATGGAAACCGAGGCGCTGGCGATCCAGAGCGAGATCGGCGGCGCGGACATGGCGCTCTCCGGCACAGTCCGGATCGGCGCGCCCGACGGTTTCGGCTCGACCTTCCTGGCACCGCGCTTCGCCGGTTTAGGCAAGGCTTATCCGGGCCTGGAACTCCAGCTCATTGCCATGCCGCGCCTGCTTTCGCTGTCGAAGCGCGAGGCCGATGTCGCGATCACGCTCGCTCCGCCCAAGGAGGGCAAGGTCGTCGCCCGCAAGCTCTGCGACTACCGGCTCGGCCTCTACGCCTCGCAAGGCTATCTCGACGCCACGCCCGCGATCACGGCGCCTGAAGACCTCTTCAACCACCGCATCGTCGGCTATATCGACGACCTGATCTTCACGCCCGAACTCGACTATCTCGACGAGGTCGCCAAGGGGCTGCGCGCGCAAATCCAAAGCTCCAGCGTGCTGGCGCAGATGAATGCCGTGGCGGCCGGCGCCGGTATCGGCGTGATCCACCACTTCATGGCGGTCGACGAGCCCCGGCTCGTCCCCGTTCTGCCTGAGAGCGTCTCGATCACGCGCTCCTTCTGGCTGCTCGTCCACGCCGATCTCAAGGACGTCGCCCGGGTTCGGGCGGTCGTCGATTTCATCGTGCGCGAGTCGAAGGCCAACCGCGCGCTGCTGATGGGTGAGCTGGCGGCTGCAGGAGGCCCGCGCCTGGCCGCAGCGGGTTGA